ATCTGATGCTCGGCCCTTGCCTAATTGACTAGCCTCTGCGTAGTGATCAAGATAATCATCCTGCATTTGGAAAACCAATCCAAGATGGTCTGCAAACGTCAGTAAAGCATTACTTACCGTGAAGGGAACTGAACTGGCAGCTAATACCATTTTAAAACAGGCGGAAATCAGCTTACCTGTTTTAAGCGAATGAATGAAGCGTAATGTTTCCTCACTGGTCGCAGGATTGGAGAGTTCGGAAAGATCAAGGCTTTGACCGCTGACCATTCCTGAAGGACCACTTGCCTTCACTAGTTCATGAGTAACATGAAGCACCTGTGAGGGGGTTAAATAGTTAGGTAAATAAGTGAGTAAAATATCAACAGCTAAAGGTTGTAATCCATCACCAACCAACACCGCCGTTGCCTCATCAAAAGTTTTATGACAGCTGGGTTTGCCGCGTCTAAAGTCATCATTATCCATAGCGGGCAAATCATCGTGCACCAATGAATAACAATGAATCAATTCAATTGCTGAAGCCATAACGTCAAGACTGGATTGGCCAACTCCTGTAATTTCCCCACATAAATAGACAAGTACAGGCCTTAGCCGTTTACCGCCTGGAAATAAACTATAGAGCGTGGCTTCTTTTATTCGTTTAGCGGGGATATCTGCCTGAGAAATCAATTCATTCAAAAAGCGTTCATAATGTGCTAAGTATTGACTAATTGCCTTGTTAATCATTCGCGGTATTACCGCTGTTGATTTCAGACATCGCGAGCAATTCAATTTTTTGTTCTGCCTGATTTAGAACTTCCTGACATTTACGTGCAAGAGTAATTCCTTTCTCAAATTGTTTTAATGAATCCTCTAATGTCAATTCACCTTTTTCAAGTTGCATAACAATTTCTTCAAGTTCTGCCATGGATTTTTCAAAATGAATGGGTTTAGTCATAGAAGCACCGCCTGCAATTGAGAAATGCTTGAAGTATACTTGAAGGCTAAGTCTCAAACAATTATCTGGCAAATGGGGTTAAATTAAGCGGGATATTTAAACCAAAAAGGCATCACTCGAGTTAGATACACCATAAATTTCCATAAACCGACTTGAGATTCGATATTACCAGAAGGATCAGCCCGCAGTTCGGGATAGGCAATGCCTAAACCAAAAAGTCCAGGACCTATAATACCCACGTAGGGATTATGGCTTGTATCTTCATAATCACCAATGATGAGATGTTTACGCTTTTCAAAGCCGACTGCATAAATCACTTTATTACATTCTGGTAAATAGCGAGCGATATTGGTTTCAGTGGTGTTGTAACGGACAAGATTGGTCGGTAAGGTTCCGTCAATATTTTCTCTCGCCCATGCTGCTGTTTGACCTTTGAGTCCTGTATTATCAAATAAAATCCAGTCACCCATATCAATAGCATAACGGCAAGGAGAACGATAAAAATTGATGATTTTCTTGACGCCTAGCTCTACTAAATATTGCACAATAATAATGGCTGAATGAGAAGAGCCAAACACCGCATAAGTTTCCTCGTTATCTACGGTAGCCGCTAAACGTTTTTTATCAATAGCGGTATCGAATGGGATGACATCAACACCAGGGTAATTGAGACTGGATGGCACAGCGCCTGTCGCTAAAATGACATTTCTTGCTTTAAATGTTTGTGAGTTAGTACAAAGATTCCAAGTTCGTTTGGTTAAAGCCATACTGTGTATTATTGCCGGCTCTGTAACTACTTTCTGGATAAGATGATTAGTAACCCATTGCAGAGGCTTTACAATTTCATCTAAGCAGCAGGTATCTTCTGGAGCCAGATGATTGAGTTTAAAATCAGCTGGTGCTTTAGAATAAGAAAACGAGTCTACGTCGTTTAAAAAATCGAGAAAACGCTTAACATTGGTATTGCTGGAAACGTTATGCCAAAGTTGTCCTAAATCGCCTACTTTAAAAGCTGGATCTAGCCATAGAATGTCGGTGGCTTTGACTTTAGCATCAAGTAATTTACCTATAGCAGCAATCCCTGCGGGTCCTGCTCCAACTACAGCCCATTGGAAAGTTTTGTTATGCATATGCCGGTAAATTAAAATTAATTTTTCAAATTCTAAAGTGAGAAAATTATTTTAACAAGGGAATCAAGTAGATAGGGTCATGAATAGTTGCACTGCCCTTTAGATTCATGCAGGATCCGTGCTATTACTTTCAATAGCAACCTTACAAAATGAAAACAAAAACCCAATTTATTTGTAACCAGTGTGCTGCCACTTTTTCACAATGGGCGGGGCAGTGTACCCAATGTGGTGCCTGGAATTCAGTCGGTGAGGAAAATATTTCTGTTGCCAATGCACGTAATCCTCGTGTGGGTCATTATGCCAATCAACGCTCGACGGTGACTTCAGTTGAAGATGTGATCCTTGATAGTGAAGTGAGGATGGACTGCGGCTTGTCGGAATTAAATCGTGTCTTAGGTGGCGGCTTGGTTGATGGGTCAGTAGTGTTGATTGGAGGTGATCCTGGAATAGGTAAATCCACTCTATTATTACAAACCCTGGCCAATCTCTCGCAAAGCCAGAAAGTATTGTATGTTACAGGGGAAGAGTCTTTACAACAAGTTGCTATGCGAACCAAGCGGTTACAATTGCCAATGGCTGGTCTGCGTTTACTTGCTGAAACACAGGTTGAAGCAATTATCGCCCACACTCAAAAGGAAATGCCGCGTATTATGGTGATTGATTCCGTACAAACAATTTTTACAGAGACACTAAGCTCAGCTCCTGGAGGGGTTGGGCAGGTTCGGGAATCTGCAGCCCAGTTAGTTCGTTTTGCTAAGACAACACAAACCGCAGTATTTATTGTCGGTCATGTCACCAAAGAGGGGGCATTGGCAGGGCCTCGAGTTTTAGAACACATGGTAGATAGTGTTTTATATTTCGAAGGACAAAGTGATAGCCGTTTTCGTGTGATTCGCGCGATAAAAAATCGTTTTGGTGCTGTTAATGAATTAGGTGTTTTCGCAATGACAGACCGCGGTTTAAAAGAGGTCGCTAATCCTTCTGCGATTTTTTTG
The nucleotide sequence above comes from Legionella hackeliae. Encoded proteins:
- the radA gene encoding DNA repair protein RadA, which codes for MKTKTQFICNQCAATFSQWAGQCTQCGAWNSVGEENISVANARNPRVGHYANQRSTVTSVEDVILDSEVRMDCGLSELNRVLGGGLVDGSVVLIGGDPGIGKSTLLLQTLANLSQSQKVLYVTGEESLQQVAMRTKRLQLPMAGLRLLAETQVEAIIAHTQKEMPRIMVIDSVQTIFTETLSSAPGGVGQVRESAAQLVRFAKTTQTAVFIVGHVTKEGALAGPRVLEHMVDSVLYFEGQSDSRFRVIRAIKNRFGAVNELGVFAMTDRGLKEVANPSAIFLSRQPDPTPGSAVMVTWEGSRPMLVEVQALVDEAHGQQAKRITAGLEHNRLAILLAVLHRHGGIATFDQDVFINVVGGVKVTETGSDLALLAAVISSLRNRVFDRETIIFGEVGLAGEIRPVQSGQERLREAAKHGFKRAIVPFANAPKQNIDMEVQPVKHLQDVLEKL
- a CDS encoding polyprenyl synthetase family protein translates to MINKAISQYLAHYERFLNELISQADIPAKRIKEATLYSLFPGGKRLRPVLVYLCGEITGVGQSSLDVMASAIELIHCYSLVHDDLPAMDNDDFRRGKPSCHKTFDEATAVLVGDGLQPLAVDILLTYLPNYLTPSQVLHVTHELVKASGPSGMVSGQSLDLSELSNPATSEETLRFIHSLKTGKLISACFKMVLAASSVPFTVSNALLTFADHLGLVFQMQDDYLDHYAEASQLGKGRASDVANKKLTFATLYSQKELFDLITNHFQQAKASLLPLGEKATNLLELAEYIQQRSVL
- a CDS encoding FAD-dependent oxidoreductase translates to MHNKTFQWAVVGAGPAGIAAIGKLLDAKVKATDILWLDPAFKVGDLGQLWHNVSSNTNVKRFLDFLNDVDSFSYSKAPADFKLNHLAPEDTCCLDEIVKPLQWVTNHLIQKVVTEPAIIHSMALTKRTWNLCTNSQTFKARNVILATGAVPSSLNYPGVDVIPFDTAIDKKRLAATVDNEETYAVFGSSHSAIIIVQYLVELGVKKIINFYRSPCRYAIDMGDWILFDNTGLKGQTAAWARENIDGTLPTNLVRYNTTETNIARYLPECNKVIYAVGFEKRKHLIIGDYEDTSHNPYVGIIGPGLFGLGIAYPELRADPSGNIESQVGLWKFMVYLTRVMPFWFKYPA
- a CDS encoding exodeoxyribonuclease VII small subunit; translation: MTKPIHFEKSMAELEEIVMQLEKGELTLEDSLKQFEKGITLARKCQEVLNQAEQKIELLAMSEINSGNTAND